The region TCTCTATCCCTCGCGTGCGCACAATACTCGTAATGGAAACGATACTTTTAATCACCCACCCTTGATTTCCAAAATGATTGCCGATAGTGGTTATGACTGTGGCATGATTGGTAAGTTTCACCTCTTGAGTTCCGGCAGAAGAACTGAGCCCAGGCTTGATGATGGTTTTTCTTTCTGGAAGTTTTCTCATGCTCCCCGTGACGATTGGGAGAGCGGTCACGATTATGCTGATTGGGTAAAAGAGCAGGGCGGTGACCTGGATGAAATGAGGCATTCACCTGAGCGTGTGCGCCCGCATTTACATCAAACCAAATGGTCCACGGATATGGCTATTGACTTTATTGACGGCAAACGCGATGAGGATCAGCCCTGGATGCTCAATATCAATATTTACGACCCCCATCCCCCCTTTATTCCACCCCGGGAGTACGCGCAGCAATTTAGTGCCGAAGATATGCCCGGTCCTTATTTCCGTGAGAGCGATTTAGCTCAGCAGGAAAAACTCTCTGTTTGTGATTTCCAAGGAGAAATTAAGACCCCGGAAGGTCACGACGCCTACCAGGCTCAAGCGAATTATTACGCAATGATCTCGCAAATTGATGATCAATTGGCTCGACTTTTAAAGCATTTAGACGATATCGGTGAGAGAGAAAATACCCTCATCGTCTTCACTTCTGATCACGGCGAGACTTTAGGTGATCACGGTTTGATGTGGAAGGGCTGTCGCTTTTACGAAGGTTTAGTGAAAGTTCCACTCATCATCACTTATCCTAAAGAATTTAAGTCAGGCCTAGTGGCAGATGGACTTGTGGAACTCTTTGATATGTCTGCAACTCTTTTAGAAGTGGCCGGTGTAGACTTGCCCAACTACTTCCAAGGTCAGTCACTGATGCCAACTTTAAAAGGCGATTGTGATGGTCAGCATATTCGCGATGCAGTTCGCTGTGAATACTTTGACGGACTGGATATGAACTTTACCGGTGGTGATGGTTCTTTCGCGACTATGTACCGCGAAGGCGATTATAAGATCTCCATCTATCACGACAAAAACCTCGGCGAGCTCTACGATTTAAAAAACGACCCATGGGAATTTGAAAACCAATGGGATAATCCTGCATATGCAGAAATCAAAAATAGCATGATACTCAAAAGTTTTCACAATCATGTGATTCACACTACCGATGTGGGCTCCGAACGCATAGCGCCGATGTAGGTCGTATCGCCTTCGGCTCAAGGTATCGCCTTCGGTTCAAGGTATCGCCTTCGGCTCAAGGTATCGCCTTCGGCTCAAGGTATCGCCTTCGGCTCAAGGTATCGCCTTCGGCTCAAGGTATCGCCTTCGGCTCAAGGTATCGCCTTCGGCTCAAGGTATCGCCTTCGGCTCAAGGTATCGCCTTCGGCTCAAGGTATCGCCTTCGGCTCAAGGTATCGCCTTCGGCTCAAGGTATCGCCTTCGGCTCAAGGTATCGCTTTCGGCTCAAGGTAATTCATCATTGTTTACTTTAAGCTCCACGCCACTTTGAACGTAGTGAACCTTGAGGACGAAGTCCGACACCTTAAGCACCGCGCCACTTTGAGCATAGCGATACTGAATCTTAAAGAATTTCTTATAAAAAAACCATGATTTTGTCACATTTAATTGACTCACAATAATTGTAGGGCAAATCATAAAATAATTAGGACTTAGCAATGAAGACAAATATCAACCGCCGCCATTTTTTACGTGGTGCTGGTGCAATGATTACTTTGCCGGCACTAGAATCCCTAGGCTATGACAGCCGTTTATCCAGTCGCGTTCAAAAGCCGGCCACGCCCCCAAATCGTCTACTTTTTATGAGTATCGGCTTTGGTGTAACTGACAAGACATGGTTTCCCAATATTAATGATACTGGCTCCGATTATAAATTATCTAAGGGGCTTAAACCGCTTGAACGTCACAAAAATGACATGGCAATTATACAGGGTTGTCAACATCAATATTCTAATGAAGCGCATTGGGGCAGTACTTTCTGGCTCACAGGTGCTAATCGTTATGCAGTTCCGGGTCAAAAGTTTCATAACACGATTTCTGCAGATCAGGTTGCAGCTAGACAATTTGGCAAGAATACACGCTTCTCCTCCATTCAGATTGATAGTAAACGTGCCAATAACGAGGGTCATGGGCCGGGTCTTTCCTTAGCATGGAATGATCAAGGTAAACCGGTAGCTGGTCTCGATAGTGCAGATAAACTTTTCCATGCGCTCTTTTCAGAAGACACTTTACCTTTGCCCGAGCGTCAGAAAGCGATTGCCAAGAAACGCAGCGTCCTTGATGCCGTACTGACTGATGCTAAAGGCATACAACGTGGGCTCAGTAAGGGTGATACAGATAAATTGAATGAGTACTACCAGAGTATTCGCGATATTGAAGTTCGTCTCGCCAAAGATGAGAAGTGGCTCGATGTCCCAAAAACAGCCGCACCGCTTTCGGAACCTAGAGCTGGCTTGGAAGGTATAGATGAAATAAAAGTCATGTACGACCTCATGGTGGCGGCTATTCAAACCGATAATACACGTGTTCTAACTTATCGTCTTCCCGGGCAAGCTTTACTCAATAGCCTTGGTTATGAAGTAAGTTCCCACAATGTGAGCCACTATTCTCCGGGTGATCGTGAGGAAGCCTCTAAACAGCGCGACTTAGCTCATTCTAAACTTCTCGCGGGACTCATGGATAAACTCAAAGCAGTGAAAGAACCCGATGGATCAAGCCTTTTTGATCACACTCTATTGGCTTTTGGTTCTAATATCCGTTCAATTCACCATTTGGATAACTGCCCGACATTAATTGCCGGTGGTAATAAAAATCTCAAGCTCGGTCAGCATATTGCGGCTAAAAAAGATACTCCACTTAATAATGTATGGCTCAGTATGCTTCAGGCCTCCGGTGTGAAGGTCAATAGCCACGGCGATAGCACTGGAACGATTAAGGAGCTCATGGCATGAAAAAATTAACTAGTACATTGTCGTGCTTATTTATTGGTTTAAGTATGCAAGCGGCTCCACCTCAAGCTATTTTAGCCGAGAAAAACTTCGATTTCCTCGCCAATTACTGTCTCAATTGTCACGATGAGGAAAAGCAGGAAGGTAAAATTAACCTTGAGGATCTGGATTTTCATATCAAGACCATTGAGCAGGCTGAGACCTGGCAAAAAGTCCTCAATGTTATGAATTCGGGTGAAATGCCTCCGGAAGATAAAAAACAGCCAAAGAATGATGAAAAGGCTGAGTTCCTGGATGAACTGGCACTCACTATGGTAAAAGCGCGTGAAGTTCTTTCCGATTCAGGTGGAAAAATCACCATGCGTCGCCTCAATCGTCGTGAATATCAGAACACTATGCAGGAGATCTTGGGAGTAACGGTGGATGTTGAAGCCCTGCCGGAAGATGGTGGCGGAGGTGCTTACGATACTTCGGGCTCCACTCAGTTCCTATCAAGTGATCAGTTTGAGCAGTACCTAAAAATGGGAAAAACCGCCGTTTTAGAGGCCTTTAAACTTCGTGAGAATAAGGCCTTTAGCAGCCCCATGGTCTTTCGTGTCGAGCCCGAGGAAACGGTAAATCCCTTTCTTTACAATGAGTTAGAGGAGATGGATGATATTTACCTCAACTACAAAGCCTGGATAGCAGAAGTCGATCAAGTTGCCGCTTTACCTGAAAACAAAAAAATAATGGATGAACTAAAAAAAGAAGACCCTAAGCTCGTCCCCGGTAACATAGAATTTTATCGACAAGCAAACAAACTTAAAGGAATGCCGAACCCCAACAAGTATGGCTTCCGCGATCATAGGCGAGCCACTTTTGGCAACCTCGTTAAAAATAGATCCTATGCTTACTTTAAACACTACCTAGATTTACCTCATAATGATCGAGGAACTTACTTGAAAAACGTATGGGGAACCAATCGGATTTTGATTAAGCCACCGGAAGGGACTCTTAGACCAGGTAAGTATAAAGTGCGTATCAAAGCTGGCGTTGTTGAAGGATCGGAAGACTTCCGCCATTTTATTCAGCTCGGCCACCCACAGAGAACAAACCATGTGCGTTCAGGCCTTGCTGACGTTATGAGTACTCACCACGTTTCAGGAAGTATAGAGAACCCCAATCTCATCGAAACAGAAATTAATATTTCAAGTAGTACACCCCATGAGTTTGCCATTCAGGAACGCCAGCCAAGTAAGAACACGGCTCTAAGAAAAATTTATGAGGCAACTAAGAAAAAGAATGGTTATGGCCTTCCTCCTTCAATTTGGGTTGACTGGATTGAAATAGAAGGACCCATTGCTCAAAAAGAAACTACTTTGGATAAGACTTTAAAATCGCATCCTGTTATTTCCTCTACAAATAGTCATACGGCTATGACTGAATTTAAGCAGGTTCGCAAGTTTTTGACAGCATTTGCGAAATCCGCAATGCGCGGTCGTGAACCCTCGGAAAAATACATTGATCAGCTCATGGAAATTTATGATGGAGAAAGAAGAAACAAGGAACAGTTACGCGTAAATTGGAGAAAGTTAGTTCCTTCACTAGCTGAGCCTATAAGTATTATTTTGGCTTCACCGGGTTTTATCTACCTCAACGAACCGGGTCAGGATGAGTCACGTCGTGCTTTGAATGATCGTGAATTAGCCGTGCGTTTATCCTACTTCCTTTGGAGCAGTCCACCGGATGAAGAATTACTCAAACTCGTAGAAGAGAAAAAATTGCGTGATCCGCAAATTTTGAAACAGCAGGTAGATCGCCTCATTACTGACCCTCGTGCAGATAAATTTGTCGCCGGTTTAGTTCACCAATGGCTCGATATGAAGCGCCTCGACTTCTTCCAGTTCAATGTGGCCTTGCACAGAGATTTTGATGATAGTACCCGTGAGGCAGCTCGTCAAGAAGTTTATCAATCCTTTTCCCACCTCATGCGTGGCAATGAGGGTGGTGAACTCGGCAAGCTCATCAAAAGTGACTATGTAATGGTCAATGGACTGCTCGGTACTTATTATGGACTCGATGGCGTGGAAGGCGATGAATTCCGCAAAGTTAAATTACCAGCTGACTCACCTCGTGGTGGTCTACTAGGTACGGCAGCGATCAGTGCCATGGGTAGTGATGGTCTGGAATCCAGCCCCGTGGAACGCGGTGCCTGGGTACTCCGCCACTTGCTTCATCAGCCACCACCTCCTGCACCAGCCAATGTCCCGCAACTTTCTGAAGTTAAGGGAGATAAGCTCACCACACGCCAAAAACTTTTAGCCCATCAGGCGGAACCTCAATGTGCCAGCTGTCACCGCAAGATCGACCCCATCGGCTTTGGTATGGAGAACTTCAGTGCTTCGGGTAAATGGCGTACAGAAGAGCATTTCCATGCTAAAGGAAAAAAAGCGATGACCTGGAAGATCGATCCTTCCGGTAAATTCCACAAGGGACCAAAATTTGCCAGCTTCTTGGAAATGCGTGACCGCATTTACGACGAGCAAGACGATTTTGCCCGCGGTTTTACCGAGGCCTTAATCTCTTATGGCTTAGGGCGTTCTTATGCCTTTACCGATCAGGAACTCGCCTCGCAAATTGTGGCTTCCGCAAAAAAGAATAACTACGCCGTGAGTGACTTTATCCACAGCCTAGTTCAAACTGAACAATTTAAATCCAAGTGAGGTTAAGAACCAAGACCGCTCGTGCCGAGCTGTAAGAACCAAGACCGCTTGTGCCGAGCTGTAAGAGACATGTGAATTACTTGTATAGAAAGTATAAAGGGAAAAGAGATGTTTAAGTTATTTATAGTTATGAGCTTACTTTGTGTAAGCTCACTTCATGCAGAAAATTTATTTGCTAAATTTGATGTCAAAAAGGATTGGAAAATTAAAAGAACAGATGAGTACTCAAAAATCAAACCCACCTACAAAAAGGGGGCGATTGGCTTTGTTACCAAACATACTTCAGAGAGTTACTATTTTAGGATTTCTACAGAAAAAGAGTTGAAAACAGGGCAGACTTATGACTTGTCCTTTAACGCACAGGCCAAAGGAGAAGGTGATATTTATGTTTCTTATGCAGCTCGTCCCCCTAAAGGTAAAATTCAAGTTTTAGGTTTAAGAACCATCTTTAGTGCAGCTCCGCAATGGAAGACCTATAAGTGCACTTTTACAGTTCCTGAGAAAAAAGAGTCAAATGCCGTAGCGAGTTTCATTGTTTCTATTGGGGAATTTAAGGGACAGTTCAACTTAAAAGACCTCAAATTAGTCAAGTCTGATCACACAGGGAAGATCTCTAAAAAGGGCTTAATCGAAGAACTTAAGTAACCGGGACCGCCAAGCACCAGCTTGGCACTAGCTGCGGAACTAAAATCATATCCGCCCGTGTGGCAACACCTGGGAGCTCCGCATTCCAATGTGGTATTAACTACTATATAAAATATTCATCCACGAATAAAGCAATTTTGCGGAGTCCGCAATAGGGTGCCGATTGTCAATCGGCGCTCCCAGCTAAAAAGACTTCAAGAAATTCTCAATTCTCAATTCTCAATTGAATGTGGCTCTACCGGGCTACCGCCTAAAAATTTAATTATCCTGTACGTAGTTCACGCTTTAGCGTGCGTGATTTAGCACCAAAAAAGCTTAATTTAAGACATTGTTTAGTCACTCGAAATTTTAAAAAATATGCACTGATTTGTCATTTCTTTAGCCTTCCACAACAATCAAATATAAAGATTTTGAAAAAGGCAAGTAAAGGAAAACATAATGAAATTTAAACTAATTCTTCTCCTCGTCGTTTTTAGTTTGAGCCCTATTCAAGCTGAAAACCTTTTTCAGGACCTCGATCCCCAAAGGGATATGAAGGTTTCAATTTTGAAAGGTTTTAAGTATGTAAAAACTTTTAATGATGAGGGACAAATTTCTTTCACAATTAAGCAAGCCTCAGAAGCCAATAATTTAAGAATGACAATTGCTAAAGAATTACAGGTGGGGCAAACTTATCATTTATCTTTCACGGCAATTGCTAAAGGTCAAGGGCAAGTATCTGTAGGTTATGGAACTGAATCAATACAAAGTAAAAAACTTAAGCCGCAACAATTGGGCTTGAAGAGGAGCTTTACTACAAAAAAAGAGCCGCAGTCTTACAAATGTACTTTTAAAGTTTCGAAGAAAATTGATGCACAGGCAAAAGCTGTTTTCGATTTTTCTCTAGGGGCCTTCCAAGGAGATTTAATTTTCAAAGATTTTAAACTTGTGCAAGTCCCAAATCCGAGGAAAATTCATGGAAAGGGAGTCATTGAACAAGTAAAGGCTCCAACATCCGTCCCGGTTCAAGCTAAAAAACCGACCCTCACAAAAGCTGAAAAAGTTAAGGCGGAAAGAGCAGCGAAGTTTGCAAAATTGAAAGCAGAGAAAGCAGCGAAAGCTGCAAAAAGAGCGGAAGCAGCGAAAGCAGCAGAAGCTGCAAAAAGAGCGGAAGCGGCTAAAAGTAATGAAGCGGAACAAGCAGCCCCTGAAAAAGATGAAGCTATAAGCCCTAAAAAAGTATTTATCAATATTTAGTTCGCTTCGCTCAAGGTGGCGCCCAAGGGCTTAAGGTACCGCTTCGCTCAAGGTTGCGCCTAGCGGCTTAAGGTATCGCTTCGCTCAAGGTAGCGGCAACAAGTTGCCTTAGGTAGCGCACTTCGTGCTTAGGTTTAAGGTATTAGGTAAAAGGTGTTTAATTAGCAGCTCGGGAGCGCCGATTGTCAATCGGCATAAGTGGAAGAAAAAAAGTAAATTACTCATCCACAGATTAACACGGATTAACACAGATTTTTATTAAACATAGTAGTTGTCATATAGTAACTCTGACTCAAAACTTTCTGTGTTGTTTCGTGATTTTCCGTGGTTAAATAAAATCATTTAATATTATAAAAAAATGAACCACCAAAGAGCACAGAAGAGTACTAAAATGAATTGTGTCAGTTAAAAAACATCTGTGTTAATCTGTGTGATCCGTGGTTAAATTATAACTCTATAAAAAACATCTTTGCGGAGCCCGCAACAGGGTGCCGATTAACAATCGGCGCTCCCAGCTCCCTTAGCTTCAAGAAATTCTCCATTATCAATTGTCCATTCACAATTGAATTGACTCAAGTTTCCTGTGTAGTTTCGTTAAACCCTGAGTGAAGCGATACCTAAGAACGCAGTTCGCCACCTAAGCGAAGCGCTACCTAAGGCAACTTGTTGCCGCTACATTGAACGTAGTGACAGATCTCTGTGTTAATCTGTGTGATCCGTGGTTAAATTATAGTTCTATAAAAAAGCACTTCAAGAAATTATCAATTGATTTTATCATCCTACATTTTCAAAAATGCACGATTTTTATTGTGACGCTGTCATTTGCTTAGCCTTTCACGACAATCATGAATTACAACAATTCAGAAAGGATAAAACATGAAGAAAATATTGATAAGCCTGGCTTTGATGATGAGCAGCCTCTGTGCTGAGCAATTTAAATCAGAACTCTTTACAGAGGGCAAACTCTTGTACAGCGATGATTTTGAGCAAGCTCTGGACTCTAAGTGGTGGCAAACTAGAACGAAGAATTGGCAGGTTAAAAATGGCATTTTAACGGGGGCACCCGATTTTAAAACAAAAGAAGAGGCCATGAAAGCCCTAAAGAGAGACCACCACCTAGGTCTGGGACCGGTTATCCGCCTCGAAAACTTACCGGAAAAATTTGTCTGTACACTGCGTTTTCAGTACACGGGCAAAGAAGTTCTTGAGACGCGTCCAAAAATCGATATTGGTCATCACATAAACAAAGTCTTTTTTAAACCGGGTGGTTACCAACTTCACCTTTCTGAAGGGGAGATTTTTGATAACAAAAAATCCGCTTTCAAACTCAATGAATGGAATGTGATGACAATTGAATTCACACCCGGAAAACTCATTATCAATCTCAATGGCCAAGGCCAAGTTTACGAAAATAAACAAGTCAGCCTAAAAGAGCGAAGTGAATTTACCTTCAAAGCTCTAGATGGTGGTAAATTGATGGTGGATTACATACGCCTTTGGGAAGGAAAATAATCATGAATAATAAAAGGACTCTAATGAACAAGCTAAAGCGTTTCTTTTTGCTAAGCACAGTTCTATCAAGTTTTTCACTTCAGGTATCAGCCAAAGAACTCTCTCCTGAACAGTTGGAAGAAGAGAAAAGATCATACACTTTTTTAAATGACGCAGGTGACTCGCTATGGAATACTCCTGGCAATTGGAGAACGGGTAAATTTAAATCCACCAAATCTACCCTTGTTCCCGGTAAAGCGGAAGACCTCCTCATTATTAGTGCAAGTGCAGAACTTATAAAATTAGATATCCAATGCGAAAAATTAACTACGGGCTTTCATCGTGATTCCAGTGTTCATGTGGATGGCTACAGCTCTTTAAAGTCAGAACGTATGTTAATCGGCTTTGTTCCGAATAAGACCCACAGTTTCACCAATGCAGGTAAAATCACCACGGATCACCTTGGTTTAAAAAATGGTAGTTTTTCCAATACCGGCAGTGTTGCAACAAGTTCTTTAAGTATCGGACGGAAGGATTCAAAAAGCATCGATTTTACTAATTCCGGCAAAATTGAAATTGAGAAAGATTTGATGATTCACTCAAAAAGTGATCAGAAAATTAACATGACTTCGGGGATTATAACGGCAGCCACACTGAGAGCTACAGGTGATGGCCAACTCAATTTACATGGCGGAAAAATCAGTTTTGATAGCTTGAAAATTAGCGATGATTTTAAAATCGATATTCAAGGGAAGGCAAAGCTTATTATCTCAGGTGATGTTAAAGCAAAACTTACGAAAAGAATTAATAATGGAACCCTTACAGGCAAAGGCTTAGTCATTTTTGTCAATAAAAAGCAGCAGACCATCGTCACTTTACATGAAGCTACAGCAATTTAGTTCGCTGCGTTAAAGGTGGCTTAAGGTAGCGCTTCGCTCAAGGTGGCGCCTAGCGGCTCAAGGTGGCGCCTAGCGGCTTAAGGTATCGCTTCACTCAAGGTAGCGGCAACAAGTTGCCTTGGGTAGCGCTTCGCTTAGGTTTTAGGAATCAGGTGGCAAGTAAAAGGTGTTTTATGAGCAGCCTGGGAGCGCCGATTTGTAATCGGCATTCTAACTGCGGAACTAAAATTATGTCCGTCCGCATGGCAACACAGCGACCCATTCCAATGCGGTATTAACTACAGATATAAAAATATTCATCCACAGATTAACACGGATTAACACGGATTTTTATTAAATGTCATATAGTAACTCTGACTCAAAACTTTCTGTGTTTTTTCGTGATATTCCGTGGTAAAAAAATCATTTAATTTTAGAAAAAAAAACGAACCACCAAAGAGTATAAAAATTGACCTTAAAATGTAAAAAAAAACATCTGTGTTGATCTGTGTGATCCGTGGTTCAAATAAAGTTCTATAAAAAACATCTCTGCGGAATCCGCAATAGGGTGCCGATTACAAATCGGCGCTCCCGGGATTTCCCAAAATGGAAAAAGTATTTTTAAAAAAACTTAAGTTCTTGTCATTTGTTGTAATCTCGAGACAATTGTAGTTAAATATGATTATAATGAGGAACACTGGCGTATGAAAAAATTCACTCTAATCGAAGTTTTAGTGGTGGTGGCCATTATAGGGATTTTAGCTTCTTTACTTTTGCCTTCTTTGAAAAGCTCTAGAGATAAGGCGCGTTCTGCCGTTTGCAAAAGCAACCTTAAGCAAATAGGCAATGCCCAGTATTTTTACGCCGATGACAATGAAGGTAATCTCATGCTAAAGGCAGGTGGAAATTGGTGGACTGATGTGATGTATAATGAAGGCTACTTACCCATAAACGAAGCTGTCATGACTTGTCCAAGCCTGCCTTACCCTGGCGATTGGCTAAATGATTGGAATCACAACAAAATTCAAATGACATATGGTGGTTCTATGGATCGTAAATGGGATCCGCGTGAAGGAGTGACTTTCCATGGTGTAGGTACCGGTTCAGTTTCAAGTATTGATATTGCTCAATCCGAAGTGAATTCAGCCAGTGACTTTTTTCTTTTTGCAGATTCTGTAAAAGAGGACGATAATGGCTCCAGCCCAACAAATGGCCAATTAGTGCAGAACTTGGGTTTTTTCTGGGATGATCGAGATGGTGTCAACTGTAAAGGCATTCATATTCGTCACAATTCAAAGGGAAACATGTGGTTTGTCGATGGCCATGTGGAAGCTGCCGGAGTAGGGCGTTTAAAAGAACTTGATCATGACAAGGTAACTCTAGAAGATGGTGTCACTATCGTCCCGCTTAATTAGGTGTCGCTTCGCTCAAGGTGGCGCCCAAGGGCTTAAGGAATCGCTTCGCTCAAGGTGGCGCCCAAGGGCTTAAGGAATCGCTTCGCTCAAGGTGGCGGCAACAAGTTGCCGTGGGTAGCGCACTTCGTGTTTAGGTAGCGTTACGCTTTAGGTGTTAGGAATCGGGTGGATAGTTTTTGTCCGCTCGTATGGCAATACCTCGCGCATGTGAGTCTGACATAGAGTGTCGGACCCAAGCTTGGGCCCTCAATTATTATGAATCAACTATCATACACCTCATGGTGTACGCTATTTTATATCGGGCTTCAAGCCCTAGGGCCGTAGGTCCGGCCGACAATAGCATGCAGCGCGGGCTGCATGAACTAAATGGCAAAGGAAAATATAGGGCCTTAGGTCCGACCGAGCCGAAACTGAATAAAGTCTGATCGTGTTGTTTATGGCCTTTTGAATTAGCTTATAAAAAAATAGTGATTTGCATAAGATATGAATTTTGCCGTACAATAGTAAGAAAAGAAAACAATTTTTATGGGTTAATTATGGCTTTATCAAATAGTGAAGTAGCAAAGATAGTTGAAGCAATCTTAGCGGGTGATAAGAATCAGTTCCGCATTATTATTCATGAATATGAGCTCATGCTCAGGTCTTATTTGGCGACCAAGCTCTACAAGCAGGATGAAGTGGATGATCTCGCGCAGGAGACTTTTATAACGGCTTTCAAAAAGCTCGAGGCCTTTGATACTGAAATGAACATGCATTCTTGGCTCTTTGGTATTGCCCATAACCACCTTCGCAATCACTTCAAAACGACAAAGCGCCGCAATAATGCCATGGATAATTTACGTGAGCATATTTTTGTCAATATCGAAGATAAGCTTCAGGAGGCCTCTCAAAGCCTTGACAGTGAACAAGTGGGGCGTTTGCTTCACTGCATCAACAAGTTACCTGATAAGCTCAGTAAAATTGTGCAAACGGGTTTAAGGGGCCTTAGGCTCGACTCACTGGAAACAGAACTCGAGATGAATCGCAATGCCATATATCAAGCTCGATTTAGAGCCAATGATATGCTGAAGAAATGTATTCAAAGTTCCACTTTAGAAGAAGGATCTTTATAATGAATAAAGACTTGAAAGATTTATTAAAGGTTTGCTATCACGATAGCGAAGAACTTAGCGAAGATCGCATTAATGAATTAAAGGCACGCCTGCAAGATGATCCGCAACTAGCTCAGGATTTGGCCGACGACTTGTATTTCAACGGTTTAGTACAAGAAGTACAGGCAAGTACACCCCGTTGGTTGAAGATTGATAAAATTCTCGAGAGTGCAGAAGAGGGCAATAGACTCGAAAGTTCTGTTATGGATAATATCTCAAAATATGATCGGAAAAACTCCCTACGACGTAGGTTTCAGTTGATTTCGACCATGGCAGCGGGCTTGTGCATAGGTTTTATGGGAACTTCTGCTGCCTATGGCAAAAATATATTTGTGAGCTTAGCCCAACAGACGGTATCTTTTTTTGAAAGTTTTGAAGATCTCCCTGACTATTATAATCAGGGCGTGCCGACAGAGGCCAATCAATGGGGTGGTGATACTGCAGCCGTGGTTAACGCGGAAAATGGCGTTAGCCCTTTGCATGGCAACTCAATGTTAAAGATGATCAGCTCAACTTTTGAGGGTGAAGTTACAGAAGGAAATGCCTCCAATAGCAATGTCTTTTATTTACTCGATTTAAATAAATATCATTTGGATCCGAATAAAACTTACATTTGCAAAGCGAGTGCCAATTTTATGAATGCTTCAGATCAAGTAACTCAATATGGCATTCAAATTTTATCGCTACCCGTAGATGCTGAAATGCCCAAAACGCAGATATCGGCACAATGGTTGATGAATCAATCTTTGACTTTTGCGCAAAAGCGTTTGCCCTTCACAAAAAAAGGCGCTTGGGAAAAAATAGAAACCGAGACTGTTTTGCCTGCGGAAAGCCGCTACCTCATCCTCTCCGTTTATATACGAGACGC is a window of Lentisphaera araneosa HTCC2155 DNA encoding:
- a CDS encoding prepilin-type N-terminal cleavage/methylation domain-containing protein yields the protein MKKFTLIEVLVVVAIIGILASLLLPSLKSSRDKARSAVCKSNLKQIGNAQYFYADDNEGNLMLKAGGNWWTDVMYNEGYLPINEAVMTCPSLPYPGDWLNDWNHNKIQMTYGGSMDRKWDPREGVTFHGVGTGSVSSIDIAQSEVNSASDFFLFADSVKEDDNGSSPTNGQLVQNLGFFWDDRDGVNCKGIHIRHNSKGNMWFVDGHVEAAGVGRLKELDHDKVTLEDGVTIVPLN
- a CDS encoding RNA polymerase sigma factor — its product is MALSNSEVAKIVEAILAGDKNQFRIIIHEYELMLRSYLATKLYKQDEVDDLAQETFITAFKKLEAFDTEMNMHSWLFGIAHNHLRNHFKTTKRRNNAMDNLREHIFVNIEDKLQEASQSLDSEQVGRLLHCINKLPDKLSKIVQTGLRGLRLDSLETELEMNRNAIYQARFRANDMLKKCIQSSTLEEGSL